Proteins co-encoded in one Papaver somniferum cultivar HN1 chromosome 5, ASM357369v1, whole genome shotgun sequence genomic window:
- the LOC113279863 gene encoding uncharacterized protein LOC113279863 has product MSLFKKTYGSNIKYHHARRGKEAVFEDQYGDDEKSYSNLNWGTLMAATCVNGNDGFYPYAFAIVLSENKDNWFWFLDNLQQVVDDRPIVFLSDRHEELLQGIPRAFPGSYHSYCFYHIKCNLPIGKGDANYNVVIDLFYKAAYSYTTSNFEEALWGMHAIGCGHVANYLRTIPKEKWENAFFPVCRYAAHSSSITESFNNWILEFKKLPAFALLDAIRLKVMQMNSKRMVEGLENFNTRLTLVYEDLLNENINIGRTWTVVESMERLYEVRWKVNGFPCAHACAAIQSTREDIYSFVEPYFTTEWYNRTYQEIILPIPNYDKPQSYDSSDRIIVPIHVLHPVDEENIVSRRIGKRKRCI; this is encoded by the exons ATGTCACTCtttaagaagacttatgggtccaatattaagtatcaccatgcccgtaGAGGGAAAGAAGCTGTATTTGAAGATCAATATGGTGACGACGAGAAGTCGTATAGCAATTTAAATTG GGGTACTTTGATGGCTGCAACATGTGTCAATGGAAATGATGGTTTTTACCCATATGCCTTTGCTATTGTTTTATCTGAAAACAAAgacaattggttttggtttctggatAATCTTCAACAAGTGGTCGATGATCGTCcgattgttttccttagtgatcgtCACGAAGAACTTCTGCAGGGCATTCCAAGAGCATTTCCTGGTTCATATCACAGCTATTGCTTTTACCACATCAAGTgcaatctccctattggaaaaggTGATGCGAATTACAATGTCgttattgatttgttttacaaagctgCTTACTCTTACACAACATCGAACTTTGAAGAAGCTTTGTGGGGCATGCATGCAATTGGTTGTGGACATGTTGCTAATTATCTCAGGACCATTCCAAAGGAGAAATGGGAAAATGCATTTTTCCCCGTATGTAGATATGCTGCTCACTCTTCATCTATTACCGAGTCATTCAATAACTGGATTCTTGAGTTCAAAAAGCTGCCTGCTTTTGCTCTTCTCGATGCGATACG tttgAAGGTTATGCAGATGAATTCTAAGAGAATGGTAGAAGGTCTTGAAAATTTTAACACTAGGCTCACTCTCGTATACGAGGATTTACTAAACGAGAACATCAacattggtcgtacttggactGTTGTTGAGTCTATGGAAAGATTGTATGAAGTCAG GTGGAAAGTAAATGGTTTTCCCTGCGCACATGCTTGTGCTGCCATTCAATCTACAAGGGAGGACATCTattcatttgttgagccatacttcACCACTGAATGGTACAACAGGACATACCAAGAGATCATCTTGCCAATCCCAAATTATGACAAGCCGCAGTCTTATGATTCTAGTGATAGGATTATTGTTCCTATTCATGTGCTCCACCCGGTAGACGAAGAGAACATCGTTTCAAGAAGgattgggaaaagaaaaagatgcatatga